The DNA sequence GCCCCGGGCCACGATTTTGCCGTCGCGCACCAGGACCGAGCCAATTGGGATACCGCCCTGCTGGCGGCCCTGCCGCGCCTCGTCGATGGCGGCCTGCATGAATTCGTCCATGATATTTCGTTTTTGTGGGAAGTAGAGAGGTGAAGAAAGTAAAGGTAAGGCGCCCAAGCAGGTTTTTCAGGCTGGCTCCGATAAAATCGGCTGTCATCCTGAGCAAAGCGAAGGACCTTCCTCCATGTTCTGCCAAAGCGTAATTCAATGTGCGATATCCTTACCGTTGAACCTTGCCAAGGTCAAAACACAGTGGTAAGAGCGTTGGTGGGGTAGGTGAGGAAGGTCCTTCGCTCTGCTCAGGATGACATACAAAATAAATGAGCTACTACCGGGCGCAAATGCCCTTGTACGGGCAGTACTGGCACCGCTCCAGGTCGTCAGTTTTGCGGATAGGCTCCAGCGGGTCCATGATTTTGCGGGCAAACTCGGTAAGCAACTCTTCGCCCTTTGCCACGAACGAAGTGCCATCCTCCGTCAAAAAAGCCATATCGGCGGTCATCGGGCCGGCCGTGAGGTTGCGCAGGGAAATAATGGCGGCATCGGCGGCGGGGCGGCCGGCGCGCTCCAGCATGAAGCGGTAGAGCCAGAGCTGCCGCACCTTGTCGGCCGAGGAGGTGGCGTCGTGGAGCAGGCGCTCGGTGGCCGCGGCGGCATCGTCGCCGCGCTTTTGCAGCTTTAAATCGTAGGGCTGCACCAGGCCGGTTTTGTAGTCGACCACGCGCAGGCGGCCGTCGGGTAGCTCGTCGAGGCGGTCGGTGTAGCCAAACACAATCATATCGAAGGCTTCTCCCGAAGGCAGGGTCACGGGCACCCGGGAGTCCAGGATTTTTTCCAGGGCCACAATGCGCAGGGGCAGGGCTCCAGGCGTAGCGGCCAGGCCTTCGAGGTAGCGGCGCACAAGCTGGCCGGCTACCTGGCCCAGCACGTGGTTAAGACCTTCGTCGGGGCGGGCGTGGCGCTCGTCCTTCTCGTGGCGCAGCGCCCGCTCCAGATGCTGCGGCACCAGGCTCAGCAGCACCGGAATATCCTCGGCCGTTATGGCTTGCTGCTTGTCCACAAAGGGCTGAAACAGCGTTTCCAGCGTTTCGTGCACGACTGTACCGAAGCTGTCGGCTTCCAGCTTTTCCTCCACCTCGTCGTTTTCCTTGAACTTGGCCAGGCGGGCAAAGTAGAACTGCAACGAGCAGTTCAGGTACTGATTCAGGGCCGAGGGGGAAAGGCCCTTTTCCAGTAGCTCGCGCAGGGAAGCCAGCATTTCGGCGTCTTTCTCCAGCACCAGGTCCCCGCCGTACTCGCGCCGGGCCGCCGAGTCGGGGGCGTCGTCGAGCACGCTGGCCGTGAGGTCGCGCAGGGTCAGGCGCGGGTTCTGGGGCAGCAGGTCATTCTCGATTTGCAGCAGAAACCGGCTCCGCTCCCCGGTGCGGGTGCCCTCGGCCCCGGGCAGCACGTGCAGCAGATCCACGCGGCGGGCCCGCTGCAGCAGGCGCCAGAACTGGTGGGCCGTGGCGGCTTCGTGGTCGGCGTAGGTGGGCATGCGGAACTTGGTCAGCACGTCGTAGGGAAACAGCGAGGAGTTGTTCTTGGGGGCCGGCAGCACCCGCTCGTTGCAGCTCAGAATGATGACGTGGTCGAAGTCCAGGGCCCGGGTTTCCAAGAGGCCCATCACTTGCACGTCGGCAATGGGCTCCCCGCTGAAGGGCAGGCGGGTGCGCGTCATCTGCTCGTAGAGAAACCGGCGGAAGGAGCGCACCGACAGCCGCTGCTCCCGGCAGTCGAACACCGAGTCGAGGCGCTTGACGAGGGTGAAAAACAGGTAGAGGTACTCGGCCTCAATGGCCGAATGCTGATCTTGGTACGCCTTTTTGAGCAGGTCGATGAGCGTGTAGCAGGCCGCAATGATATCGTCGCAGGTGTCCCAGGTGGCAAACAGGGCTTCCACCAGCGGGTGCTGCTGGCCGATGTCGAGCAGCTCGCTGGCGGGCAGCAGCACGGCGTTGCGCTTCACAATCTGCCGGCAGATCCGGTCGAGCAGGCCGTGGTACTGCTTGTCGGGCTGCTTGTCGAGCCAGTGCTGGTAGCGGCGCAGAAACGGGTGGCCCAGCAGCTTGCTCACGGCCAAATGGTGGTAGCGCGGCACACCGTAGCCGGTTTCGGGGCTGCCCTCCCGGATGCCGGTCAGGTGCACTTCAAACAGCAGGTCCACCAGGTTGAACAGGGGCGTGCTCTGGAAGCTCAGGCCCATCGTGACGTTGTACTCGGGTACTTCCTCGGGCGGCAGGCCGTGCAATACCGGCAGCAGCAGGGTTTCGTCGGGCAGCACCACGGCTACTTTGGCCCTGGGGTTTTCGCGGCGGGAGGCGGCCAGCAGCTGCCCGGCCACTTTGCCCTGCATGCTGGCGTTGGCCACGCCCACAAACTGAATTTCCCGTTCCAGAGTCCGCAGCAGGTTGGGCAGGCCGGTGCCGGTGTCGCCGAAAGCCTCGGCGGGCAGCTCCCAGTTGTTGCGATACTGGCGCAGGTGCTGGCCGGCGCGGTTGGGCGAGTCGTTGTCCAGGTAAAAGGCGTCGCCGTCGAAGCGCACCTCGGCCCGTCCTTCCTTCAGCAGCAGCTGAATCAGCTTTTGCTCGGCCCGCGACAACGAGCTCAGGCCCAGAAACACGTGGCGGGGCAGCGTGTCGCCGTGCCCGAGGCGGTTTTGCACCTTGTTCACGGCCAGGCGGTAGGCCAGGCCGGGGTAGGCCAGGTGGGTTTGCTCCATGCGGCGGCGCAGCTGCCAGTACACTTTCTCCAGGTCGTCCCAGAAGCGGAAGTAGGCGGCCGTGGTGCTCACCTCGGCCGGCGTATCGGCCAGCTCCCAGCGTTCCAGGGCCTTGGCCTGGGTCAGGTACTCAAACACCTTGGCCGGCGAGGCCAAGTTCTGGTCGAGGTTGGAGAAGTCCTGCACTAGAATGCCCGACCAGCCCACGAACTGGTCGAAGTCGAGCTTGGGGTCGATGCCGCGCAGAATGTCGAAGAGCAGCAGCTGCAAGGCAATGGGCTCCTCAACCTGCACGCCGGAGAGCTCCACCATGTAGTCTTCCATGGCCGCCACGCGCGGGCTCCACACCGCCGAGCCCACTTCGGCCGCCAGGCTCAGCTCATTCTTCAGGTAGACCACCGCCCGCCGCGTGGGCACCACCACCACCAGATCCGACAGCTCCGGGCCGGGAAAGCGCGTGAGCAGGTCGCGGGCGGCCTGGCTCAGAAAGGAGTCGGTGGTGGTAATGGGCAGGGTGGAGGCAACGGTTTCCATAGAAAGTAAAGATACCTTGCGGACCAGGATATCCCGCAGGTTATTCGGCCCGAGCAAGGGCGGTGGGTTTCCATTCTATCAGCCTCAACGACCAACGGTTTTCGCTAACTCCATGATACCCGAATTCTTAGCGCCTTTTGCCGAACAGCTGCAACGCTATGCCCTGCCCAGCATAAAAATAAAGGCAACTCCCCTGCGCACTACCGGGCCCGCATCGGCCGCCAGCAAGTTTGGCGGGTTGCCGTATCTGCCCTTGAGTCTATCCTATCCGCGGGACGGGAACGGAAAGCCGCTGTTGCTGCTGGCCCAGATCAACCTGGCCGAGCTGCCAGCCACCGACTGGCTGCCTGCCGCGGGCCTGCTGCAGTTTTACGTGCCCACGCATTTAGGCTGCGAAACGGATGAGTCCCGGGTGCTGTATCTCAGTGCCGCCCAGGCCGGGAAGGAAATGCAGTCGGATTTCAGCTTTCTGCCCGCCGACCACTACGAGGACAGCCCCGTCTATTGTGAGCATAGCCTGACGTTTGAGCTAACCACCGAGTACGGCGGAACAGAGGATGCCCGCTTTGAAGCCGACTTCAACGGTTTGAGCGCCCACGACTACGAAGAAACGCTCCCCGAGAGTCAGAAGCCAGAATTCGGCAAGCTGCTGGGCGGCGAAGGGCATAAACTGGGCGGCTACGCCATGTTTACCCAAAGTGACCCCCGCGCCTACAACTCGGGTACGGCCAACGACGTGCAGCTCTTGCAAATCGATATAGATGAGCAGATTATGTTCGGCGACTCCGGCGTGGCCCACTTTTTCATCAACGCTCAGGCCCTACAGAATGGGGAGTTCGGAGAGGCGTACTTCTACTGGGACTGTTGCTAGACCCGCTCCAGCGGCTTCTAGTGCCCCACGGCTACTTCGGCAGCTTCTTCCGGTACGCCCACCGGTACCACCGGGGCCACGTAGTGCCGCAACGACTTCATGGCCAGCAGCATGCTGATAACGGTAAGTACCGCCCCGGTCAGGAAAGCCGCGCCGGGAAAATGCACGGGAGCCTTGGGGCCAGTGAAAAAGGAAAACAGGTTGGTCATCAGCGGCGGGCCGATGATGGACGTGAGGCTGACCAGGCTGGTGAGGGCGCCCTGCAGCTCGCCCTGCTCGTTGCGCGGCACCTGCCCCGACATGATACCCTGCAAGGCCGGCCCGGCAATGCCGCCCAGGGAGTAGGGAATCAGAAATACGAACATCATCCAGCCCACCGGCGCAAAGGCAAACAGTGCAAAGCCCAGGGCGTAGAGGCCCAAGCCCAGAAACACCGAGCGTTTGGCGCCCAGCCAGGGGTTGAGCCGCCGGATCAGCAGGCCCTGCACCACAGCCGTCAGCGCCCCGATGGCGCCCAGGGAGTAGCCCACCCAGGCCTCATTCCAGTGGAATTTGTACATGGTGTAGTACGACCAGGTGCTCTGCGTGGAGTGGGCCGCAATGTAGACCAGCACCAACGAGCCCACCATGCCCAAGATGACGGGGTACTTCTGCAGCTGCCTGAGCGAGCCGATGGGGTTGGCCCGCCGCCAGTCGAACTTGCGGCGGTGGGCTTCGTCCAGGGATTCGGGCAGGATAAAGAAGCCGTAGAGCCAGTTAATCATCGTCAGGCCGGCGGCCACTAGGAAGGGTACGCGCGCGCCAAACTGCCCCAGCACGCCCCCGATAACCGGCCCGATAATAAAGCCCAGGCCGAAGGCGGCCCCGATCATGCCGAAGTTCTGGGCCCGCTTTTCCGGGGTGCTGATGTCGGCAATGTAGGCCGAGGCCGTCGTGAAGCTGGCCCCGGTGATGCCGGCAATGATGCGGCCCACGAACAGCCAGGTGATGGTGGGGGCA is a window from the Hymenobacter aquaticus genome containing:
- a CDS encoding PD-(D/E)XK nuclease family protein, which translates into the protein METVASTLPITTTDSFLSQAARDLLTRFPGPELSDLVVVVPTRRAVVYLKNELSLAAEVGSAVWSPRVAAMEDYMVELSGVQVEEPIALQLLLFDILRGIDPKLDFDQFVGWSGILVQDFSNLDQNLASPAKVFEYLTQAKALERWELADTPAEVSTTAAYFRFWDDLEKVYWQLRRRMEQTHLAYPGLAYRLAVNKVQNRLGHGDTLPRHVFLGLSSLSRAEQKLIQLLLKEGRAEVRFDGDAFYLDNDSPNRAGQHLRQYRNNWELPAEAFGDTGTGLPNLLRTLEREIQFVGVANASMQGKVAGQLLAASRRENPRAKVAVVLPDETLLLPVLHGLPPEEVPEYNVTMGLSFQSTPLFNLVDLLFEVHLTGIREGSPETGYGVPRYHHLAVSKLLGHPFLRRYQHWLDKQPDKQYHGLLDRICRQIVKRNAVLLPASELLDIGQQHPLVEALFATWDTCDDIIAACYTLIDLLKKAYQDQHSAIEAEYLYLFFTLVKRLDSVFDCREQRLSVRSFRRFLYEQMTRTRLPFSGEPIADVQVMGLLETRALDFDHVIILSCNERVLPAPKNNSSLFPYDVLTKFRMPTYADHEAATAHQFWRLLQRARRVDLLHVLPGAEGTRTGERSRFLLQIENDLLPQNPRLTLRDLTASVLDDAPDSAARREYGGDLVLEKDAEMLASLRELLEKGLSPSALNQYLNCSLQFYFARLAKFKENDEVEEKLEADSFGTVVHETLETLFQPFVDKQQAITAEDIPVLLSLVPQHLERALRHEKDERHARPDEGLNHVLGQVAGQLVRRYLEGLAATPGALPLRIVALEKILDSRVPVTLPSGEAFDMIVFGYTDRLDELPDGRLRVVDYKTGLVQPYDLKLQKRGDDAAAATERLLHDATSSADKVRQLWLYRFMLERAGRPAADAAIISLRNLTAGPMTADMAFLTEDGTSFVAKGEELLTEFARKIMDPLEPIRKTDDLERCQYCPYKGICAR
- a CDS encoding YwqG family protein, coding for MIPEFLAPFAEQLQRYALPSIKIKATPLRTTGPASAASKFGGLPYLPLSLSYPRDGNGKPLLLLAQINLAELPATDWLPAAGLLQFYVPTHLGCETDESRVLYLSAAQAGKEMQSDFSFLPADHYEDSPVYCEHSLTFELTTEYGGTEDARFEADFNGLSAHDYEETLPESQKPEFGKLLGGEGHKLGGYAMFTQSDPRAYNSGTANDVQLLQIDIDEQIMFGDSGVAHFFINAQALQNGEFGEAYFYWDCC
- a CDS encoding TCR/Tet family MFS transporter, whose amino-acid sequence is MSDKRQAALGFIFVTLLLDVIGFGIIIPVIPKLISNLTGGTISDASRYGGWLMFAFASMQFLFSPVLGNLSDQYGRRPVLLFALLGFGLDYLFVAFAPTITWLFVGRIIAGITGASFTTASAYIADISTPEKRAQNFGMIGAAFGLGFIIGPVIGGVLGQFGARVPFLVAAGLTMINWLYGFFILPESLDEAHRRKFDWRRANPIGSLRQLQKYPVILGMVGSLVLVYIAAHSTQSTWSYYTMYKFHWNEAWVGYSLGAIGALTAVVQGLLIRRLNPWLGAKRSVFLGLGLYALGFALFAFAPVGWMMFVFLIPYSLGGIAGPALQGIMSGQVPRNEQGELQGALTSLVSLTSIIGPPLMTNLFSFFTGPKAPVHFPGAAFLTGAVLTVISMLLAMKSLRHYVAPVVPVGVPEEAAEVAVGH